GTCCCTGATCTCTTCCCAAAATGCAAACAAGGGAGCCTCTTCCTTTTCATTACCATTAATTCAAGAAACTTCTTCAACCCAAAATCCAGAGCCGGTGGAGGAAACAAAAGAAGCAGGACAATCATCAAGCTGCTTCTGTGAAATTTGTGCGGATAGGAAAGATGGTGAGGAGATGTTCAAAAACCATAGCTGTGTTCACTCCTTCTGTTCCGATTGCATTAGCAAACATGTTGCCACGAAGATCCAAGAGAGCGTGGCCGTTGTTTATTGCCCCGAAGTGGGTTGCGAGGCTGTCCTGACAATCGATGATTGCAGGCGAGTGCTTCCTAATGAAGTGCAGGAAAGGTGGGACAAGGTGCTGTGCGAAACACAGATTCTTCCTTTCCAGACTTTTTACTGTCCATTCAAGGATTGTTCAGCCGTGTTGGAGAATGATAACGAAGGAGAAGTCATTAGGGAGTCGGAGTGTCCATCCTGCCATAGATTGTTTTGTGCACAATGTTATGTTGCTTGGCATCCAGGGGTAGACTGCGAAGAGTACCAGAGGCTGAATGAGGATGAGAGGGGGGGGGACGATCTTATGGTGAGGGAGCTAGCAAGGGAAAGGAGATGGATGAGGTGCCCCCGTTGCAAATACTATGTGGAAAAGACTGAAGGTTGTCTACATATTACTTGCAGGTCAGTCTGCTAGATTATTAAGatttctttacaattttttttaatcaaacacTTTCTACAATTCGAAAAGATACATGAATTACACAACATTAAATGCTATCCGTGGTCTCTGTGCAAAACAACATTAAATGACAACAGGGACGATGAAAGGTTCTTTATTTCACTGCACAAGCTTATACATTTGGTTGCCTGATTATATTGTAAAACAATACACGCTATAAaggcaagaaataaaaaataaaaaattgtacaCTTTGCCTTCAAATACTGACTTGAGATGTTCGGTGGTGTATTGAAACAAAGACCAAGTCATCCTCATCTGCATCGAACTCAAATTCAAAACCAGATAAAGATTTGGAAGATAACTCCAACAGCACAAGTTTATCTCCTCCATCTtctttatcaatatatgatGATAAGATtagataatatatatctttGTTTTTTGAATTTGATTGTTGTAACAAATCACATGTGTATTCATCTATAAATAATACACCACAGCTCCCAAAATGATTACGGGAAGCACatttcaaaatctctttatggtatcaagagccattGATCCCTACTTGCTGCTTTGTCCTCCTCCACCCCTTCCTCCTCCTCAATGTCTCTCCCTTTAGCCTCTCCCGTTCATCCTACTCATCAGATCACCCTTAAAATGCATAGATTATTGTTTCTATTTGCTGGTGCATCATCCTTCTTGGGTTGCTTTGATTTGTGGGTCGTTGATTGGCTATCAAGGGATACAAATTCTGTCCCTGATACAGGGGATGCAGAGATATCTTCAATATAGACTAGCAGAAATTAGTTTATGTTAGTAGTATAATAGTTATGTAGATTATGTTATCTAAAACATAAATACGCTAACATACTTGAGAGGCAAAAAGCATGGGTTTCAATGAATTACAGAATGACATAGGCTTATAAAGAATTTAATTCAGGTAATACCCTAGATTCGATTATAACCAAGTTTTGTTAAGTGTGGACTAGAATTCTGGCTTTTTAGTCCAAATTCAAATTGGTCACAAGTTCAAGCGACCTGGAACCTAGCTTACTCCCAGTCTTCTTCACTACCTCTATCTTCTCTTTAAGCTGATATCATTGACAGTATAATGAGTCACATAGAATACATACATGTAAGATTCTGCTTATTATGGTTGCAGGTGTGCATTCCAGTTTTGCTATGGATGTGGAGAAAAATGGACTGGAGATCATGGTGGTTGCCAGAGAAATTAAATGACTAGAGAAAGCATAATGATTATGTTATTATAAAACAACTGTATTTTGCATACTGTTTCTATTTAGGAAAGGAATGTACGAAAATGTTTATTATGGTTTGTATCTATTAAGTGCACAAGCACTCTTTCATGATGCAGAAGAATGCTCAGTCGATTCAGGACTTGAGAAGCATCATTGAAGTTATCAGACATTCATGCCAGGGAAATATGAAATGTCACCTACTATTTGATTCAAGCTTGactaaaatatgatataaattttcaaatttgctTACATCGAATTATCATTAATATGGGgccaaatattttgaattatcaAAAACAGTTTAATATTCTAGATTTTGATGGCAGTTGCAGATCCAAATATTGTGGCCTTGATAAACGGGTGTTATCTTCAATACCTATACATCTCCTTTCATGTCTCCATACTCCTAAGGCTGTCTTGTCTAAGCTGCACTATATTTGTTCTGGTTGTTTGGTGTTGAAGTGACTGCTCATTCTGAAAGAAATTGATCCTTTGGTTTAAGATATGTAGATCTCTAGGATAGGGTGAGGGTATAAGAAATACATCATGCATGCTTTGTATTTCAAATTAGCTTGAAAAGTGATGGCATGTGACTCTCTGTTCTCAACTTATGAAAACTGTTAGTAAGCGTCTTACTTTATTCATGTAAGAAAGATCTTGGTTAATTTGTGAAGGAGATGaatttttggtttgaaaattgGAGCCAAGAAGGCACTTGGCTGGTAAAGGTTTTCCCATCCAAAGTAGCTTGGAGAGTGCTGAAAGTCAAAGATGTATGCTTTTTATTTGGCTGGAATTTTCATACCTTCCGGAATGTTGATGATCTTGAGTTAATCCAGGAAGTCATTAAGTTCAACAATAAATTAAGACCTGGTTTTCATACCCCAAGTGCAGCATTCAGTTTTGCCCTTTCACTCTCATTTTGTGAGATAACTTGGTTTCTCCAAAGATTCATATTTTCTGTTGGAAAGCTTTGTTCAATGGGATTCCTGTTGATATGGCCACTCAGAGATGTGGGATCTCATTAGGCTGGAAACTCAGATGCTGTAATTTGAAGCCTTATACTGAATTCTCCTCCTCTCACCTTTTTGCCGAGAGTGAAGTTACTTCTAACaatactctttaaaaaaaaattaaactactcaaatataaatatatttgatgaaCACCTCTTTTTTGCAACTGAACTGGAGCAATTGGCCAAAACTGAAATCAGCAGCAAATCAGCCCAAACAGCAGTGCGGCCCTGTTTGGTTAGCAAGATGAGATTATTTCATCTGGAGTTGTACGGTACAAAGGTTTTGCCTATCCAAACGGTGTATTTCATCTCTAAGTTTTGGAGacattaaataaatagtaaGTAAAATAGGGCAAAATAGTATAAAATTGACAATAAACAGTACAAAACAGTAAATGAATAATGAAAAATTGATAGAAACAGTAAGTGAACAGTTCAAAATTTCAAGTGAATTGGGACTCTCCAAACTGTGGGacccatatatttttt
This genomic interval from Carya illinoinensis cultivar Pawnee chromosome 2, C.illinoinensisPawnee_v1, whole genome shotgun sequence contains the following:
- the LOC122297756 gene encoding probable E3 ubiquitin-protein ligase RNF217, giving the protein MAQESAAGDLMYVDDFFLSMLFDVEEENESLPLSDEKYAEELQFQEVLMGSLISSQNANKGASSFSLPLIQETSSTQNPEPVEETKEAGQSSSCFCEICADRKDGEEMFKNHSCVHSFCSDCISKHVATKIQESVAVVYCPEVGCEAVLTIDDCRRVLPNEVQERWDKVLCETQILPFQTFYCPFKDCSAVLENDNEGEVIRESECPSCHRLFCAQCYVAWHPGVDCEEYQRLNEDERGGDDLMVRELARERRWMRCPRCKYYVEKTEGCLHITCRCAFQFCYGCGEKWTGDHGGCQRN